A stretch of the Photobacterium sp. CCB-ST2H9 genome encodes the following:
- a CDS encoding DUF4132 domain-containing protein — MNISTVLDQLRDNPLYDEPEAGQVISQIRDFVYSDTSLNQFQVTPCLSPIDLEVFLNQTLETLDDTPDHIARFLHALILSTENQQWLKSVRIKKLRAVMPTFQDCIKADFTLMAEIFSDYFGSDAGISHLRAIFREDDLRQFFADERHKTNGHYHGPHHLYCRGVLFPEIRQALARRDAAHFEEALITYLQDLTSDYANCDSFPDADALDKNDISQYRAALPVEAITGLTELLRGQGDWEQTPALIRAHLHRKPLFYHQQAAFTLLEADEDFTDLFHFLSDSKDPIVHQSVAANHLKELVFRLEPSLWFKKQLKLNGFPDCRWSSKREVLEELNQAVAANPDIQAPLIAFIVRYSIEHYACSFSRIPADARKPNPHDQILQALIETYGAQTIWESFEPRDNTVALRGYYTLNRLAADDQLAAQKAERDRQWIQSFSPALTDNAQDAELLAEYLLTGKHEAAIGTLTLQLAEDSKFPPVCYLEDLQLQRLTRVILNGKNDPLFADFFKAAERKFTATPHRLISAIVLERPEYQAIAFPVYADFAETFAEINDRRSDEYEWRNVRFRRHIAANELQYLHQHGVAVVQQLSTLPARFRAIVLPFFKGQITTIEEAQLLVSLLKDKHKGAIAAVKDCILALPHPIRAAVMNQIIEDLTTFSAPQEAHAIELICASGVNTPTACQLLDKVSTAASRALLIEHGKIDLCSLYTNSADTNAAGGFDLDAYLADNYHQPKKSPVDCSLLTLPERRDGKPSADAAMQLCLIYQHHDGDHSSQEANAIAGTFTPDSLAQFAHSILSAYVDKITNKNKWLLSIPAIHGDASVITALATRLEKFAGSSKHQLAGYAMKRMGLSGQKVAFMAIDRISRNSKKQSVKDAARAAFTIGARQAGISPDELGDQLVDDLGFDGDHIPLDYCGQTLSLVLNDDLKFVIRKPDGKLSKTLPKPKQGDDAAQAVQAKQHFNTLKKLLKDMVGLQVKRMEDAFVAWRTWSFERWHALFLGNPVMHKIAGQLIWGVYDDDQLIRTFLPNPEPVDTADEPVTIQPDARIGLVHQTELSDPQLAAWQSYMDDWNLTPLFGQLTREIVRLEPATSNQYKVPGFGRKSPSTVINRLRKNGWSVGSVRDAGSFDEIYKELDGLSVGIEITFDEDIWHSSDGYESDEPRVTAKTIEFYRTGQLPRGSYVYDDLQDKAYANLRLAVDDLPVRIARELLLEAQNAFQ, encoded by the coding sequence ATGAATATCAGCACGGTACTCGATCAGCTACGGGACAATCCGCTGTACGATGAGCCGGAAGCCGGGCAGGTCATCAGCCAGATCCGGGATTTTGTATACAGCGATACCAGTTTGAACCAATTCCAGGTCACGCCCTGCTTATCGCCCATTGATTTAGAAGTCTTTCTCAACCAGACCCTGGAGACGCTGGACGATACTCCGGACCACATTGCCCGATTTCTGCACGCCTTGATCCTGTCGACCGAAAATCAGCAATGGCTCAAAAGTGTCAGAATCAAAAAACTCCGCGCCGTCATGCCGACTTTTCAGGACTGCATCAAAGCCGATTTTACGCTCATGGCGGAGATATTCTCCGACTATTTCGGCAGTGATGCCGGGATCAGCCATCTCCGCGCCATCTTCAGAGAAGATGACCTGCGTCAGTTCTTCGCCGATGAGCGCCATAAAACCAACGGACACTATCACGGCCCCCACCACCTGTACTGCCGGGGAGTCCTGTTCCCTGAAATCAGACAGGCGCTGGCGCGGCGTGACGCCGCGCACTTTGAAGAAGCGCTGATCACTTATCTGCAGGATTTAACCAGTGATTATGCCAACTGTGATTCGTTTCCCGATGCCGATGCGCTGGACAAGAACGACATCAGCCAGTACCGGGCTGCACTGCCGGTCGAGGCAATCACAGGACTCACCGAGCTGCTGCGCGGACAGGGCGACTGGGAGCAGACCCCAGCGCTGATCCGGGCGCATCTGCACCGGAAGCCTCTTTTCTATCATCAGCAGGCCGCATTTACGCTGCTGGAAGCCGACGAGGATTTCACCGATTTATTCCACTTTCTCAGTGACAGCAAGGATCCCATCGTCCACCAGTCTGTTGCGGCCAACCATCTGAAGGAACTCGTCTTTCGGCTGGAACCTTCGCTCTGGTTTAAGAAACAGCTCAAATTAAATGGCTTCCCCGATTGCCGCTGGTCCAGCAAACGGGAGGTTCTTGAAGAACTCAATCAGGCCGTTGCTGCAAATCCGGATATTCAGGCGCCACTCATTGCATTCATTGTCCGATACAGCATCGAACACTATGCCTGTTCTTTCTCTCGCATACCGGCCGATGCCCGAAAACCCAACCCGCACGATCAGATTCTGCAAGCTCTGATTGAAACCTACGGCGCCCAAACCATCTGGGAGAGTTTCGAACCGCGCGATAATACCGTCGCACTTCGGGGTTATTACACGCTCAACCGGCTCGCCGCTGACGATCAGCTGGCGGCTCAGAAAGCCGAACGCGATCGGCAGTGGATTCAATCGTTCAGCCCGGCGCTGACAGACAATGCTCAGGATGCCGAGCTGCTCGCTGAATACCTGCTGACCGGGAAACACGAAGCAGCAATCGGCACGCTTACACTTCAGCTTGCGGAAGACAGCAAGTTCCCGCCAGTCTGCTATCTGGAAGATCTGCAGTTACAACGCCTGACCCGGGTCATACTGAACGGAAAAAATGACCCGCTTTTCGCCGACTTCTTCAAGGCTGCGGAACGAAAATTTACAGCGACCCCGCATCGGCTGATCTCTGCGATTGTGCTGGAGCGACCTGAATACCAGGCCATCGCTTTCCCGGTTTACGCCGACTTTGCCGAAACATTTGCTGAAATCAACGATCGCCGTTCAGACGAGTATGAATGGCGCAACGTCAGATTCCGGCGTCATATTGCTGCCAATGAACTGCAGTATCTGCATCAGCATGGCGTGGCTGTGGTTCAACAGCTGTCAACCCTGCCCGCCCGGTTCAGAGCCATTGTGCTGCCGTTTTTCAAAGGCCAGATCACGACCATTGAAGAAGCGCAGCTGCTGGTTTCCCTGCTGAAAGACAAACACAAAGGCGCCATTGCCGCGGTGAAGGACTGCATTCTGGCGTTACCGCATCCGATCCGGGCTGCCGTCATGAATCAGATAATCGAAGACCTGACGACCTTCAGTGCCCCGCAGGAAGCGCATGCGATTGAACTCATCTGTGCGTCTGGCGTGAATACGCCAACCGCCTGTCAGTTACTGGATAAGGTCAGTACCGCCGCTTCCCGCGCCCTCTTGATCGAACACGGCAAGATTGATCTCTGCAGCCTTTATACCAATTCTGCGGACACCAATGCAGCAGGCGGATTTGATCTGGATGCCTATCTGGCCGACAACTATCACCAACCGAAAAAATCACCGGTTGATTGCAGCCTGCTGACGCTGCCGGAACGTAGGGATGGTAAGCCGTCAGCCGATGCCGCCATGCAACTGTGCCTGATTTATCAGCATCACGACGGCGACCACAGCAGCCAGGAAGCGAACGCGATTGCCGGCACTTTCACTCCGGATTCGCTGGCACAATTTGCGCACAGTATCCTCAGTGCCTACGTCGACAAAATCACGAACAAAAACAAATGGCTGCTGTCGATTCCGGCCATCCATGGTGATGCCAGTGTGATAACCGCACTGGCAACACGACTTGAAAAATTTGCCGGAAGTTCGAAACACCAGCTGGCCGGGTACGCGATGAAACGCATGGGACTCAGTGGCCAGAAGGTCGCCTTCATGGCCATTGACCGCATCAGCCGCAACAGCAAAAAGCAAAGCGTGAAAGATGCGGCCCGGGCAGCTTTTACCATCGGTGCCAGACAGGCCGGGATCAGCCCGGATGAACTCGGCGATCAGCTGGTGGACGATTTGGGTTTCGACGGCGACCACATTCCGCTCGACTACTGCGGTCAGACGCTGTCGCTGGTTCTCAATGACGATCTGAAATTTGTCATCCGCAAACCAGACGGCAAACTCAGCAAAACCCTGCCGAAGCCGAAACAGGGCGATGACGCCGCGCAGGCAGTGCAAGCCAAACAACACTTCAACACCCTGAAAAAGCTGCTGAAAGACATGGTTGGACTGCAGGTGAAGCGCATGGAAGATGCCTTTGTCGCCTGGCGGACCTGGTCCTTTGAGCGCTGGCACGCACTCTTTCTGGGCAATCCGGTGATGCACAAGATTGCCGGTCAGCTGATCTGGGGCGTCTATGATGATGATCAGCTCATCCGCACTTTCCTGCCGAATCCGGAACCTGTCGATACGGCAGATGAACCGGTGACGATTCAGCCCGATGCAAGAATCGGCCTGGTCCATCAGACAGAGCTGTCTGACCCGCAACTGGCCGCCTGGCAAAGCTATATGGACGACTGGAACCTGACGCCGCTGTTTGGCCAGCTGACACGGGAAATTGTCCGGCTCGAACCCGCCACCAGCAATCAGTACAAAGTGCCGGGCTTCGGCCGCAAATCGCCCTCGACCGTGATCAACCGGCTGCGTAAAAACGGCTGGTCGGTTGGTTCCGTACGGGATGCCGGTTCTTTTGACGAAATCTACAAAGAGCTGGACGGCCTCAGTGTCGGGATTGAAATCACCTTCGATGAGGACATCTGGCACAGCAGTGACGGCTACGAAAGCGATGAACCCAGGGTCACCGCCAAAACCATTGAGTTTTACCGTACCGGTCAGTTGCCGCGGGGCAGTTACGTCTACGATGACCTGCAGGACAAAGCATACGCCAACCTGCGTCTGGCCGTCGACGATCTGCCGGTCCGGATTGCCCGCGAGTTGCTGCTGGAAGCTCAAAACGCTTTCCAGTAA
- a CDS encoding DUF5682 family protein — translation MAESSGLQACLAALHANPQLIWAPVRHHSPMCSWQLGRLFRQHQPEVVLIEGPQDASFLIPFLQDEQTQLPLAIYSYLRDNTLSDLSPVPDKETDEPSPPRLKSSRVFIPFAEMSPEWQAIRLAKQAQVPCQFIDLPYAARATDGAADAERDQLLYDNRKLEEGEYLTALLADSDCDDFDPWWDRHFESAGHTSPDEFFTQMHQFCLLMRDLSVDSDPETLQREQFMAQQIRPFLAEGKRVLVVCGGYHCLGIAHFLASDGADSVSVPPRQPLPGHWESGSHLIPYALNRFSKKQGYPAGLTDCGYYHQLWQRLSRQPAQLPGDFTRRYHTDLTAGFMAFLQQKNYPVALPQLTDALVMTEQLANLRGIPAGRSELRESLTTTLLKSHQPSDTFFRRWLDDYFDAPAIGRVPAGLPVAPLIQDFRMLTAQLGLPRDFLAGAVKKELSIYRKPKHRAVSQFLHRLNFLNIPYACLIAGPDANDPGSLHLVRERWQCQWQTETDAALIESSHLGASIVDAARHKLQVAFEQEDPGSVEMVSLLLQAMQMGVQQWLRPIFHRVQQLLEQETDLAALHQSLQMLLTCSHGGGIFSAVSTDDLAGLIQHTFIRICTRLPRLDNSYPTEACAGWIAALSFMTRLYPELCPATYFIDAVEASYHRSPSALLTGACAGVLIRHDRLSDPLETCLEQAFARQHSDPEAVGDFLFGLLTTNKSQLLQPEPLLPVLNHQLSQLDEATFLTCLPALRRAFSQLTPREVADFSQLSLTDTGSGLPVQTPAVSQDTLLAAQQLRELLRSSQTHWGINA, via the coding sequence ATGGCTGAATCGTCCGGATTACAGGCCTGCCTGGCGGCCCTGCATGCGAACCCGCAGCTGATCTGGGCGCCGGTCCGTCACCACAGCCCGATGTGCAGCTGGCAGCTTGGTCGTCTGTTCAGACAACATCAGCCTGAGGTGGTACTGATTGAAGGGCCGCAGGATGCCAGTTTCCTGATCCCCTTTCTGCAGGATGAACAGACGCAGCTGCCGCTGGCGATTTACAGCTATCTGCGGGATAACACCTTATCCGACCTTTCGCCGGTACCTGACAAAGAGACGGATGAACCTTCACCGCCAAGACTCAAGTCCAGCCGGGTCTTTATACCGTTTGCGGAGATGTCGCCGGAATGGCAGGCCATCCGGCTGGCCAAACAGGCGCAGGTTCCCTGCCAGTTTATTGATTTGCCCTATGCCGCTCGGGCAACTGATGGGGCAGCCGATGCTGAACGGGATCAGTTGCTGTACGACAACAGAAAACTGGAAGAGGGCGAATATCTCACGGCCCTGCTGGCCGACAGTGATTGCGACGATTTCGACCCGTGGTGGGATCGCCATTTCGAATCTGCGGGTCATACTTCCCCGGATGAATTTTTCACGCAGATGCACCAGTTTTGTCTGCTGATGCGAGACCTCTCTGTCGACAGCGACCCGGAAACCCTGCAGCGCGAACAGTTCATGGCGCAGCAGATCCGGCCTTTTCTGGCTGAAGGCAAGCGGGTGCTGGTGGTCTGCGGCGGCTATCACTGTCTGGGCATTGCGCATTTTCTGGCATCCGACGGAGCGGATTCGGTCTCAGTGCCACCACGCCAGCCATTGCCCGGACACTGGGAGTCTGGCTCCCACCTGATCCCTTATGCTTTAAACCGTTTCAGTAAAAAACAGGGGTATCCGGCGGGCCTGACCGATTGCGGGTATTACCACCAGCTCTGGCAACGACTGTCCCGGCAGCCAGCTCAATTGCCCGGTGATTTCACACGTCGCTACCATACCGATCTGACGGCCGGATTCATGGCCTTTCTGCAGCAGAAAAACTACCCCGTGGCGCTGCCGCAACTGACCGACGCGCTGGTCATGACCGAACAACTGGCAAATTTACGCGGCATTCCTGCCGGACGCTCCGAATTGCGCGAATCGCTCACGACTACCTTGCTGAAGTCCCACCAGCCTTCGGACACCTTTTTCCGCCGGTGGCTGGATGATTATTTTGATGCGCCAGCGATTGGCCGGGTGCCTGCCGGGCTGCCGGTCGCACCTTTAATTCAGGATTTCCGCATGCTCACTGCACAACTCGGTTTGCCCAGAGATTTTCTGGCCGGGGCGGTGAAAAAAGAGTTGTCGATCTACCGTAAACCGAAACACAGAGCGGTGTCCCAGTTTCTGCACCGGCTGAATTTTCTCAATATCCCTTATGCCTGTCTGATTGCCGGGCCGGATGCCAATGATCCGGGATCGCTGCATCTGGTCCGGGAGCGCTGGCAGTGCCAATGGCAGACAGAAACAGACGCGGCGCTGATCGAATCCAGCCATCTGGGTGCCAGCATTGTGGATGCCGCCCGTCACAAGCTGCAAGTTGCATTCGAGCAGGAAGATCCCGGTTCGGTTGAAATGGTGTCTCTGCTGCTTCAGGCGATGCAAATGGGCGTCCAGCAATGGCTGCGTCCGATTTTTCACCGGGTTCAGCAACTGCTGGAACAGGAAACCGATCTTGCGGCCCTGCATCAGTCGCTTCAAATGCTGCTGACCTGCAGTCACGGCGGCGGGATATTCAGTGCCGTCTCCACCGACGATCTGGCAGGTTTAATCCAGCACACCTTTATCCGGATCTGTACCCGTCTGCCACGCCTCGATAACAGCTACCCGACGGAAGCCTGTGCCGGATGGATTGCCGCTCTGTCTTTCATGACACGCCTGTATCCTGAACTTTGTCCGGCAACCTATTTCATCGATGCCGTCGAAGCCAGTTATCACCGCTCTCCCTCTGCCCTGCTGACCGGCGCCTGTGCCGGGGTTCTGATCCGGCATGACCGGCTCAGCGATCCGCTGGAAACCTGTCTGGAACAGGCTTTTGCCCGGCAACACAGTGATCCGGAAGCCGTCGGCGATTTCCTTTTCGGCCTGCTGACCACCAACAAAAGTCAGCTCCTGCAACCCGAACCTCTGCTGCCGGTGCTGAACCACCAGCTCTCACAGCTCGATGAAGCGACCTTTCTCACCTGTCTTCCGGCCCTGCGGCGCGCCTTTTCTCAGCTGACACCCAGAGAAGTTGCGGATTTCAGTCAGCTGAGCCTGACGGATACCGGCTCGGGTTTGCCGGTACAGACCCCGGCGGTTTCACAAGACACACTGCTTGCCGCGCAACAGCTGCGTGAGCTGCTGCGCTCCAGCCAGACTCATTGGGGGATCAACGCATGA
- a CDS encoding DUF4132 domain-containing protein codes for MNISQVIDALRESGYYQRLVPEQSAINIRNFVYGDMDYTDFQPNPTLPGFFMSKFFKENLKDLEDTPEQIARYLHALALSMEDKSWVTSVNIRKLRQWMPTFHDYIMSPSQLMQRLFADEYDAEDGIERLRKEFSETEVREFLQSDHLKTDGHYNDEHHLYCRYVWFPELEQAVAEKDPARFEALLLTYLQALAHDYANASYIPNLRRRKRKGDNNQYRTSLPPEAIQALTALLQGQGDWDQDPELIRSHLNREPIYKHDRTAYTLLEADQDFCALFRWICNSEDEIILQSGAANNLKQLVFLLDPNVWIEQHFLQDCYHYCSWSDEDEVMEELTAAIEAAPDKKDQLIAFTLRYTFEHYDCSFGRTPAGTPENNPHNQLIRTLIAQYGARYLWETFEPRSIIEQRLGYYTLASLAEDGSLAELKNAYDRQWLEGLSARFTQNDKDAQLLFDYLLSGEHESQISKLAINPECRFGTVCYLEDPLLQRLTRVMLNGKNTKHFPRYLMGAHRLFTSAPLRLISDVVLEKPAYHDIAFKAYAEYAESFAERNELGDDSYRWQGIEFTDHIAAAELEYLMQHGMACVHQLSKQSAKYKGILLPMLKGRISVAEEALLLVDFLKEKQKGVITATKACLNALPEALRQTVREKILTELATFNAQQEVHAVEVLCDQGIDSDMARQLLERVQSTASRTLLVEQGNLDFTQLYTGAGGQFDLDAYLAESYTAPKKAPLDLSLLPLPERTDGKPADDAVMQLCLIYQNHEGYSVSQEAHAIAGAFTPASLSQFAHSLLSGFGPKITAKNKWLMTIPAIHGDASVMKALAALTEKFANGSKHQLAGHLMKIMGLSGLTQAYMEIDRICRNTKKQSVKDAANEAFVIGAKQAGITKDELGDQLVDDLGFDGDQIPLEYSGQTLSLILNEELKFVIRKPDGKLTKTLPKPKQDDDAEQAEQAKQHFNALKKLLKDMVGLQVRRMEDAFVAWRMWSLDRWQALFLGNPVMHKIASQLVWGVYENNQLVCTFLPNPEPVDMEDEPVDLPANGNIGLVHPTELSSGQLEAWQSYFDDWNLEPLFGQLSRDVVELQPATGNQYHVPCFSRKSPSTVINRLRKNGWAVGSVRDGGSFDELYKELDGLNVGIEITLDESVWHGGYGYESDESTVTAKTVEFYRTGRLHRGSYIYDDLQEEEYADLRLTADDLPERVARELLLEAKKAFL; via the coding sequence ATGAATATCAGTCAGGTGATTGACGCACTGCGAGAGAGCGGCTACTACCAGCGCTTAGTTCCCGAGCAAAGTGCGATCAACATTCGCAACTTTGTCTACGGCGACATGGACTACACCGATTTTCAACCGAATCCGACCCTGCCCGGATTTTTCATGTCCAAGTTCTTCAAGGAAAATCTGAAAGACCTGGAAGATACCCCGGAACAGATCGCCCGGTATTTACACGCGCTGGCCCTGTCGATGGAAGACAAGTCATGGGTCACCAGCGTCAACATCCGGAAACTAAGACAGTGGATGCCGACCTTCCATGACTACATCATGTCTCCGTCTCAACTGATGCAGCGCCTTTTCGCCGATGAGTATGATGCAGAAGATGGGATCGAACGACTCAGGAAGGAATTCTCAGAAACCGAAGTCCGCGAATTTCTTCAAAGTGACCACCTCAAAACAGACGGGCATTACAACGATGAACATCATCTGTACTGCCGCTATGTGTGGTTTCCTGAGCTCGAACAGGCGGTGGCAGAAAAAGATCCGGCCCGTTTCGAAGCACTGCTGCTCACTTACCTGCAGGCGCTGGCACACGATTATGCCAATGCCAGCTACATTCCCAACTTACGCAGAAGAAAACGTAAAGGGGACAACAACCAATACCGGACTTCGCTGCCGCCCGAAGCCATTCAGGCACTGACCGCGCTTCTGCAGGGACAGGGAGACTGGGATCAGGATCCGGAGCTGATCCGCAGCCACCTGAATCGCGAACCCATCTATAAACATGACCGGACCGCTTATACCCTGCTGGAAGCCGATCAGGATTTTTGTGCCCTGTTCCGCTGGATTTGCAATAGTGAAGACGAAATTATCCTGCAGTCCGGTGCGGCCAACAATCTGAAGCAGCTGGTCTTTTTGCTGGACCCGAACGTGTGGATTGAGCAGCATTTCCTGCAGGACTGCTACCACTATTGCAGCTGGTCTGATGAAGATGAGGTGATGGAGGAGCTGACCGCTGCAATCGAAGCCGCCCCTGACAAAAAAGATCAGCTCATTGCCTTTACCCTGCGCTACACCTTTGAACATTACGACTGCTCGTTCGGACGTACACCGGCAGGCACGCCGGAAAACAACCCGCATAATCAGCTGATCCGCACGTTGATTGCGCAGTATGGTGCCCGCTACCTCTGGGAGACGTTCGAGCCCAGAAGCATTATTGAGCAGCGGCTGGGGTATTACACCCTCGCCTCCCTGGCAGAAGACGGCAGCCTGGCTGAACTGAAAAACGCCTATGATCGCCAGTGGCTGGAAGGGCTCAGTGCCCGGTTCACCCAAAACGACAAAGATGCTCAATTACTGTTTGATTATCTTCTCTCCGGAGAACACGAAAGCCAGATCAGCAAATTAGCGATCAATCCAGAGTGTCGTTTCGGGACGGTGTGTTATCTGGAAGACCCACTGCTGCAACGCCTCACCCGCGTAATGCTGAACGGCAAAAACACCAAACACTTCCCGCGCTATCTGATGGGTGCTCACCGGCTCTTCACATCAGCACCGTTACGTCTGATTTCAGACGTGGTGCTTGAAAAACCGGCCTATCACGACATCGCTTTCAAAGCCTACGCCGAGTACGCCGAATCTTTTGCGGAGCGGAATGAGCTGGGGGATGACAGTTATCGCTGGCAGGGGATCGAGTTTACCGACCACATTGCCGCAGCAGAACTGGAATATCTGATGCAGCATGGTATGGCCTGCGTGCACCAGCTCTCCAAACAGTCCGCCAAATATAAAGGGATTCTGCTGCCCATGCTGAAAGGGCGGATCTCCGTCGCCGAAGAAGCCCTGTTGCTGGTTGATTTCCTGAAAGAAAAACAGAAAGGGGTCATTACAGCCACCAAAGCATGTCTGAACGCCCTGCCGGAGGCACTCCGCCAGACCGTCCGCGAGAAAATTCTGACCGAACTTGCGACCTTCAATGCGCAGCAGGAAGTCCATGCGGTTGAAGTGCTGTGTGACCAAGGCATTGATTCAGACATGGCCCGTCAGCTGTTGGAACGGGTTCAGTCGACTGCATCCCGCACCCTGCTGGTTGAACAAGGCAATCTCGATTTCACGCAATTATATACCGGTGCTGGGGGTCAGTTTGATCTGGATGCCTATCTGGCGGAAAGCTATACCGCACCGAAAAAAGCGCCGCTCGATCTCAGTCTGCTGCCCCTGCCGGAACGGACCGACGGCAAACCAGCAGACGACGCCGTCATGCAGCTGTGCCTGATCTATCAGAACCACGAAGGCTACAGCGTCAGTCAGGAAGCCCACGCGATTGCAGGCGCCTTTACGCCGGCATCTCTGTCGCAGTTTGCACACAGCCTGCTGAGCGGATTTGGCCCGAAAATCACCGCCAAGAATAAATGGTTGATGACGATCCCTGCTATTCACGGTGATGCCAGCGTGATGAAAGCACTGGCGGCCCTGACGGAAAAATTCGCCAACGGTTCCAAGCACCAGCTGGCCGGTCACCTGATGAAAATAATGGGGCTCAGCGGCCTGACGCAGGCCTACATGGAAATCGACCGCATCTGCCGCAATACCAAAAAGCAAAGTGTCAAAGATGCCGCCAACGAAGCCTTTGTCATCGGCGCGAAGCAAGCGGGGATCACCAAAGACGAACTCGGCGATCAGCTGGTAGACGATCTGGGCTTTGACGGAGACCAGATTCCACTCGAATACAGTGGTCAGACGCTGTCACTGATCCTCAATGAGGAACTGAAATTTGTCATCCGCAAACCAGACGGCAAACTCACCAAAACCCTGCCGAAACCCAAGCAAGACGATGATGCCGAGCAGGCGGAGCAGGCCAAACAGCATTTCAACGCGCTGAAAAAGCTGCTGAAAGACATGGTCGGCCTGCAGGTCAGACGCATGGAAGATGCTTTTGTGGCGTGGCGGATGTGGTCCCTCGACCGCTGGCAGGCTCTGTTTCTGGGGAATCCGGTGATGCACAAAATTGCCAGCCAGCTGGTCTGGGGGGTGTACGAAAATAACCAGCTGGTCTGTACCTTCCTGCCGAATCCGGAACCGGTCGACATGGAAGATGAACCGGTCGACCTCCCGGCCAACGGCAACATCGGGCTGGTCCATCCAACCGAACTGTCTTCCGGACAACTGGAAGCCTGGCAGAGTTACTTTGACGACTGGAATCTGGAACCTTTGTTCGGCCAGCTGTCGCGGGATGTCGTCGAACTGCAACCGGCCACGGGCAATCAGTACCATGTGCCGTGTTTCAGCCGCAAGTCGCCATCCACCGTCATTAACCGGCTGCGTAAAAACGGCTGGGCGGTCGGTTCCGTGCGCGACGGTGGTTCATTCGACGAACTCTACAAAGAGCTGGACGGGCTCAACGTCGGCATTGAAATCACCCTTGATGAAAGTGTCTGGCATGGCGGATACGGCTACGAAAGTGATGAATCGACAGTCACCGCGAAAACCGTCGAGTTCTACCGCACCGGTCGTCTGCACCGGGGCAGCTATATCTACGATGACTTGCAGGAAGAAGAATACGCCGATCTTCGCCTGACAGCTGACGACCTGCCGGAACGGGTTGCCCGCGAGCTGCTGCTGGAAGCCAAGAAAGCCTTCCTGTAA
- a CDS encoding AAA family ATPase, with translation MQNAQRYPAETLYAAELAALRNADQGQKPAGWQLSPRMVRTFILGSNNEPVQGTTISRKIYGNDAVVERAIVTLMSQQGLMLVGEPGTAKSLLSELLAAAISGQSTLTVQGSAGLFEENIRYSWNYAALLKDGPSLAAMVPGPLFHAMQQGQLMRFEEITRCPTEVQDNLIPVMSDRILQIPELKDSDAAYMLSQPGFNIIATANLHDRGVNQMSSALKRRFNFETLQPISTKKQKTELVMTQVNRRLQQDALDVQIDLDTTELLITVFDELRNGNVSGLAVTSPTTLLSLAEAMNVAYNAAISSHYFGDQQVSAEHLPPFMLGTIIKDNEKDRACFEDYIRVIRRKRADEPHWQAFLAGCQNHG, from the coding sequence ATGCAAAACGCACAACGTTACCCTGCAGAAACCCTGTATGCCGCTGAGCTGGCTGCCCTGCGCAACGCTGATCAGGGCCAGAAACCGGCAGGCTGGCAGCTCAGCCCGCGTATGGTCCGTACCTTCATTCTGGGCAGCAACAACGAGCCGGTTCAGGGTACGACCATCAGCCGCAAGATTTACGGCAATGACGCCGTCGTCGAACGTGCCATTGTGACTTTAATGAGCCAGCAGGGGCTGATGCTGGTCGGCGAACCGGGTACCGCGAAATCCTTGCTGTCAGAGCTGCTTGCCGCCGCGATTTCAGGCCAGAGTACCCTGACCGTTCAGGGCAGTGCCGGACTGTTTGAGGAAAATATCCGCTACAGCTGGAACTATGCCGCGCTGCTCAAGGACGGTCCGAGTCTGGCGGCCATGGTGCCCGGCCCGCTCTTTCACGCCATGCAGCAGGGGCAACTGATGCGGTTTGAGGAAATCACCCGCTGCCCGACCGAAGTTCAGGACAACCTGATCCCGGTGATGTCTGACCGCATCCTGCAAATTCCGGAACTCAAAGACAGCGACGCAGCCTACATGCTGTCCCAGCCCGGCTTTAACATCATTGCGACGGCCAACCTGCATGACCGCGGTGTGAATCAGATGTCTTCGGCACTGAAACGCCGCTTCAACTTTGAAACCCTGCAACCCATCAGCACCAAAAAACAAAAGACAGAGCTGGTGATGACTCAGGTCAACCGTCGTCTTCAGCAGGACGCCCTGGATGTTCAGATTGATCTGGATACCACCGAGCTGCTGATCACCGTCTTTGATGAGCTGCGCAACGGCAATGTCTCCGGGCTGGCAGTGACCTCACCGACCACCCTGCTGTCGCTGGCCGAAGCGATGAACGTTGCCTATAACGCGGCCATCAGCAGTCACTATTTCGGCGATCAGCAGGTCTCCGCCGAGCATCTGCCCCCTTTTATGCTCGGCACCATCATCAAGGACAATGAAAAAGACCGCGCCTGTTTCGAGGACTATATCCGGGTGATCAGGCGCAAACGGGCAGACGAACCCCACTGGCAGGCGTTTCTGGCCGGATGTCAGAACCATGGCTGA
- the yqfB gene encoding N(4)-acetylcytidine aminohydrolase, producing MIAPTTMTFFARFEADILSGRKTITIRDVSESHYVPGSVVQVSTLEEGRDFCRLEILSVEPILFQDLSEFHARQENMTLAELKTVIREIYPDDDQLYVITYRLVP from the coding sequence ATGATTGCACCCACGACCATGACATTTTTCGCCCGTTTTGAAGCCGATATTCTGTCGGGCCGGAAAACCATCACCATCCGGGATGTTTCTGAAAGCCATTATGTGCCTGGAAGTGTTGTGCAGGTCTCAACGCTGGAAGAGGGCCGGGACTTTTGTCGGCTTGAGATTCTTTCCGTCGAACCCATTTTATTTCAGGACTTGTCTGAATTTCATGCCCGGCAGGAAAATATGACGCTGGCTGAGCTGAAAACCGTGATTCGGGAGATTTATCCGGATGATGATCAGCTGTATGTCATTACTTACCGGCTGGTGCCGTGA